The genomic region cattaataagCTGGCGCAGTTTTGTCCCAACATTTTCTGGAACTTGGCGCTAGCAGGAGACATTGAAACTTCGATAATCGAGCTAGACCCTGAGATGGTCAAGTCACTCTACAGGCGAAAGAGGTCAAGCAACGTGGACTCTGAGTCGTTTAGGAACGGAAAGGTCAAAGTATCGTCAAACTCGCTAAGTTACCTCGACAACAACTTCATCATCATGCAAAACCTCTTCCAAAGAGACGCTGAGGAGAAGATCAAAAAATTGAACGAAATTGAAAGGAAAAACGAGGGCAAAATGACCAGAGTTGTTATAAACAAACATGCTGAAGATGACGATCTCATCAAATTACTCATTGATGATAATGGATTCACAAGGTATTACgttataatatatatactatgGTCTATAAACTTTATGATATGGAAAATAGCTATATGTGTGAATAATATGATTTAGGAAAAGTATGCAAGTATTGACTGAGAAACAGAAGAATACAGTGTATAATGAATGCATGAAAAGGAACTTTTACGTCCCAGTCCACATAAAGTTTAATCCTCAGAAAGGTAGAGGAGTTTACGCAgcatataaaatacaaaaagAAGATTTTCTCATGGGTACCATTTAATCATACAATTAAAACTATAGAtatattaaactaattaactgattaaaatatgattttagAGTATAAAGGAGAGTTGATAACTGAGAAAGTCGCCAATTTCAGGAATAATAAGTACAATAAGTCAAAAAAATATAAGGGGTAATATCATAAATTagtaattgattttaacccattagttaatatacaatattatcaaatggtgtaaaaaaattgtttagatcatttatattcttttttaAGCATAACGGTACCAGGTATGGTATTGATGCGACAGAAGAGGATATAAGCTTCGGACCTGCTAGGCTAGTAAACCACTCTAGGAAAAACGCAAACATTGTCCCGAAAACTTTACTAAGCAATAACTACCCTAGGCTCATATTCATTGCGAAACGGGACATCGAGTGGTATTGTAATTTTACCttctaattaattatttagcGGCGAGGAGTTACTTGTAGATTACGGAGAACGAGATCCAAGCGTCATTAAGGATAACCCATGGCTCTTGGATTAATGTATTTCatactataaatatatataaatatatatatattattggGGATGAGATTAGAACTTTTCATTTGGTTCAAGGAAAAGGTTATAATTATGAACGTTAGGGTCGTACTTTTGGAGCGTTTCGCAAATCGCCTGGTAGTCGAGTTCCTTAATGTCCTGCTTTAAAACACTCAAATTGTCTTCATAGTCGGCTCTATTTAGCCTATTTGATACCTGGACGCTCTTGGCCTCTTCAAGAAACTAAAAACGTTAatgtaattaataaatgaaaaaacCTTCTCGAGAGCAATTTGGGCAGAATGCGATACGAGTCTTAGAGTAGATTCATTTTGTAATTTGCATCCGACGGTCGATAGAATGTACCTTACAACTTCGTCGTAGAGAGCTGAAGGCTGACTCAAGCGTTTAACGACATCAACGTCTATGTTTGGGGGATTATTATTGTTGGAAGgcattaaaaattttaatttaactttataattaataattacacaattttaattaataacCATTGAATAATATGTGAGTTTGATTCCCCATTCTAGAATCACAACCGCATTGATGTAAaagttgataaataataatagattattgagtaataaattgaaaatagTTTAAACTATTTCTTAACAATTTGTACAATGTCCTGATCGGCCAGAAAGTGGTCCTTTCCCACCTTTTGAGGGTTATGTTTGGCTGATTTGCCCCAAACCAGCGCGTATTTGAACTGTGTAAGGAGCGATTTATGTATTCTGAGGCAGAAATCCTCGACCCTTGAGTGGTTCCGCTTAAGTATGACTGGCGCTTCATAGTCTGGAATTTTTCCTCTTGGCTTTGTGTATATCCTTATCAGGTCCAAATACTTCCAAATTGACTCCAAAAGAGAGTCCAAATTCCActaaaacataaaattagtatattattgttaCCTCATGGTGTGCTGAAATTGGAACGTAGTGAGGGACTTGAGAGAGAATATCAAGTTCTGGTATTGTAATCTGGTCAATCTTGTTCATAACGTAGAGGCAGGGAATGTAGATCCGGTTCCCCTCAATCACATCAATTATGTCATCAACTGTCGGATCACAGCGAATTACAAACGAGGCGTTACTAATGCGATACTCATGACAAATCGATTTTATCATCTCCTCATCAATATTTGTTAAAGGTACGGTATGTGTTATTGATACCCCTCCTAAGAATCATAAATGATTCTTGTATATATGATTTTATGCatagtatagtatatatgGATATAATAATACCTTTATCTTTTCTTGTGAAGGTAATATTTGGAGGTGATTTGTTAAGTCTAATTCCAAAACCTTCCATTTCCTTTTCAAGTAGTTTTTTATGATGCATAGACTTTGCGGCATCTAAAACAACCAAAATCAGTGTACAGGTTCTTGCAACTGCTATCACCTGTTTACCTCTACCCTTTCCGTCCTTAGCTCCCTCTATAATACCGGGAAGATCTAGTAACTGTATCTTTGATCCCTTATATTTAATCACACCAGGGACACAGGTGAGGGTTGTAAATTCGTAGTCAGCAACCTCAGAAAAGGTACCAGTCAACTTGTTCAGCAAAGTTGATTTCCCAACTGAGGGAAATCCAACCAGCCCAACCCTAGCGTCACCGGTCTTGGAAACGTCAAACCCCTCACCAGCACCTCCACCCTTACTACCTCCACCtaacaaaaaattaaatagttAACAGTATGTATATACTACCTTCAATGAGTTGAGCCCTGAGTTTTGAAAGTTTAGCCTTAAGTAAACCCAAGTGAAAGTTAGTGGCTTTGTTCTTCTGGGTCCTGGCCATCTCAGCCTCAATATCAGCAATTTTCTGATAAATCGACATCTTTAAATGttcaaattaaatgataaaagcgaaaattaagtaaatttgaagtaaatttataataaagaatAGAATCAATATTTGTAGATTAGAAATTAGTACTTttagaattaaatataaaattccATCACgaaatttaaaagtattttaataataaataaaatattaatattaagatagagaaaaataaataaaaatttgaatttatcCACATATACCATTGTAATGATAAATCTAGAGCTTCataaaagtaaattttaatgacctaaatttatttgCTCTGTAtactattttttaattaaataaatgcCATGCGAAAATGTCGCCACAAAATTTTGTTCTATGTAACCCTTATATACACATGTGttaatatagtaaaatcccgtaatattttaaattcttcTACACACTTTCCTGgaaataatgtattaacAAGTGGAATTCCACTCAATCTGACAAATTATACTAAATATAGACCAggatttattaataaaacaacTGTTTTGAAGGATTCTTTTAAGCCCTTTCGAAAGAATGATAGGATTCCCCAAAGATTACACTCCCTTCCTAAAGACTTCGAGATTACCGAAGTCAAACTCGATAGATATAGGAACATTGGTATGTTTTAATCCAATTTTAGCTCCATTTTTAACGGATTGTAGGTATCATGGCGCATATTGACGCCGGAAAGACTACGACAACCGAGAGAATACTATACTTAACTGGTGTAACATATAAATTAGGAGAAGTACATGACGGTAATTTGAACTTTGTGACAAATTAACAGGAGAGGCGGTGATGGATTATATGCCTCAAGAGAGAGAAAGAGGCATAACAATAACATCAGCAGCAACCACATGTTACTGGAGAGGAGGATATCGCAAAATTCCACTTCATCGCATTAACATAATTGACACGCCAGGACATGTTGATTTCACCCTTGaagtattagtatattttgaaattagAGATTAGGTTGAACGATCTTTGAGGGTCCTAGATGGAGGAATTGTAGTTTTTGACGGAGTTGCAGGAGTAGAAACACAGTCAGAAACAGTTTGGAGACAAGCTGATAAGTTTAAGGTATTAACTGAGTGTACTGTtatactaaattaattataaaagaTTGAAAGTGAATAAAAGAATTTTGTAGATTCCAAGAATAGCATATGTAAATAAGATGGATAGAATAGGATCAGATTTCAATAAATGCCTTGAGGAGATGAAGGAAAAATTAGGAGCATTCCCAATTCCGTTATTCACCCCAGTTGGAAACTACACGGATTTTCAAGGAGTAATAGACATTATAAGGtattattatatgattAATTCGTGTTTAGGGGTAAATTTTACAAGTTCAAGAACGAGAAAATGAGCTTCGAGTACGAAGAACTGGAAATTCCAGACGATCAAATGGATGAATATAAGAAGTACAGGTATGGattttgtttataaattgtaaattgATAGAGACCTGCTAATGGAAACTGTGGCCCAGCAGTCAGACGAGCTTCTAGAAAAGTACATTTCTGAAGGTAATTCCACtaaatttcaatttaaGCAGAACCCCTCACGGAAAGTGAAGTTAGGAGTACATTGAGATCACTTACACTCTCAAACACCGTGATTCCTGTGGCTTGCGGAAGCTCTTTAAGGAATAAGAATATTCAAGgcaattttatattttttaaaacaaatttaggCATTTTGGATATGGTGTTGGACTTTTTACCATCACCTTGCGAAACCAATAAACTGTTTCTAGACTCTATTAAATCTGATGAAAAAAAGGAATCTGAAGAAGAAACTGGAAAAAATGAACAAGAAACTGAAACTGATGTTAACAGTAAGATTAATCAAATGTTAATTTGATTAGAATATGTTAACTTTGACACAAGTGACTTCACACTACCACTAGCATGTCTAGTATTTAAGGTATAGCTTACAAAGTATATGTGGATTTAATGTAAATGTAGTTGTCATTTGATGCACAAGTTGGAAACCAGTCATTTGTTAGGATATATCGAGGTTCTATAAAAGCCGGCGACTACGTGTATAATCCGAGAACAAAGAGGAGTCAAAGGGTTCAAAAAATACTCTTCATGCACTCAAATGAAAGGAAACAAATCAAGGAAGCACATGCCGGTGATATCGTCTCTCTGgtattttatcaaatttcaaacttatttattattattaggtGGGAGTGAAGGCGATAACGGGTGACACGCTTTGCTGTGAGAAAAATCCGATAGTCTTAGAGTCAATTGACTTTCCAGAGCCCGTGATAAGCCTTTCAGTTGACATTGTAAACGCAGAAGATGATGTTAGAATTCAGCCGGTGTTGTCGAGATATGCAGAAGAGGATCCATCGTTTCGAGTCCATAGAGTAATATTCTCAAGCACATATAAATGTTTAGAATTCCGAGACTGGAGAAACTCTTATCAGTGGGATGGGAGAATTACACCTGGACGTCATGGTGGACAGAATAAGGAGGGAGCAAAATTTGGAACTGAAAACTGGAGACCCTCAAGTGGCTTTTAAAGAAACATTTGTTAAAGAAGTCGTTTCAGAGGGAAAGTAAACTTACTCATTTATTCacaatattttacaatgtTTAGGTTTATCAAGCAAACTGGTGGAAAAGGTCAGTACGGTCATGTAAATTTGCAAGTTGTACCTTTGGAGCAGGGAAGTGGAGTTCAGTTTGAGAGCAAGATAACGTGTGGTGCAATACCGAAGGAGTTCATACCATACGTTGAGGAGGGGATAAGAGATGAGTTTAACACGGGTTTATTTGCAAATTACCCTGTCACAGATGTGCTGGTAATTCTGACCAACGGCTCATTTCACGAAGTCGACAGCTCAGAATTCGCCTTTAAAATGGCCTCATCAAGAGGAATAAAGGAAGCCGCAAGGTTGTCTGGGATGAAGCTCCTGGAGCCTATAATGAAAGTTAGCATTATTTGTCCAACTGTAAACTTCGGAGAAATTATTTCCGACCTTTCAAAAAGGAGAGGTAGAATAACTAAAACTAAAGAAGGGTACGGAACAGTTAAGGAAATTGAAGCCGAGGCTCCTCTCAAGGAAATGACGGGGTACATGACAAAACTAAGGAAAATGAGTCAGGGGAGAGGCTTCTATACCATGGAAATGTCACACTACAGCCCCGTTCCAAAGGAAATTCAGGACCAAATTATAGCATCCAAACGTAAAGAATAAGCACATAGTCCACTAATgtaatgtataatatttatattacagTTTACAAATTCTACGGTGAAATCTCCAGTCATCCTTCTGGCACTTGACGGAACAGTATTTTACCTTTTTGCAGCCAGTGCAAATTTTCAAAACTTGGGTCTCAGACCCCTCctgaatataatttatctgAGTAATTGAATTAATTGGCACCTTTTTACAGTTTTCG from Theileria annulata chromosome 1, complete sequence, *** SEQUENCING IN PROGRESS *** harbors:
- a CDS encoding GTP-binding protein, putative (Tap404f10.p1c.C.cand.7 - score = 32.55;~SMART pfam:GTP1_OBG (PF01018) at aa 1-268, E()=2.40e-124; pfam:TGS (PF02824) at aa 287-365, E()=4.50e-33), with translation MSIYQKIADIEAEMARTQKNKATNFHLGLLKAKLSKLRAQLIEGGGSKGGGAGEGFDVSKTGDARVGLVGFPSVGKSTLLNKLTGTFSEVADYEFTTLTCVPGVIKYKGSKIQLLDLPGIIEGAKDGKGRGKQVIAVARTCTLILVVLDAAKSMHHKKLLEKEMEGFGIRLNKSPPNITFTRKDKGGVSITHTVPLTNIDEEMIKSICHEYRISNASFVIRCDPTVDDIIDVIEGNRIYIPCLYVMNKIDQITIPELDILSQVPHYVPISAHHEWNLDSLLESIWKYLDLIRIYTKPRGKIPDYEAPVILKRNHSRVEDFCLRIHKSLLTQFKYALVWGKSAKHNPQKVGKDHFLADQDIVQIVKK
- a CDS encoding translation elongation factor G (EF-G), putative (Tap404f10.p1c.cand.136 - score = 78.21;~SMART pfam:GTP_EFTU (PF00009) at aa 97-395, E()=1.90e-82; pfam:GTP_EFTU_D2 (PF03144) at aa 445-523, E()=5.10e-21; pfam:EFG_C (PF00679) at aa 644-816, E()=1.70e-76;~Apicoplast targetting peptide predicted by the PlasmoAP tool;~Signal anchor predicted for TA21450 by SignalP 2.0 HMM (Signal peptide probability 0.158, signal anchor probability 0.765) with cleavage site probability 0.130 between residues 24 and 25), whose translation is MRKCRHKILFYVTLIYTCVNIVKSRNILNSSTHFPGNNVLTSGIPLNLTNYTKYRPGFINKTTVLKDSFKPFRKNDRIPQRLHSLPKDFEITEVKLDRYRNIGIMAHIDAGKTTTTERILYLTGVTYKLGEVHDGEAVMDYMPQERERGITITSAATTCYWRGGYRKIPLHRINIIDTPGHVDFTLEVERSLRVLDGGIVVFDGVAGVETQSETVWRQADKFKVLTECTIPRIAYVNKMDRIGSDFNKCLEEMKEKLGAFPIPLFTPVGNYTDFQGVIDIIRGKFYKFKNEKMSFEYEELEIPDDQMDEYKKYRDLLMETVAQQSDELLEKYISEEPLTESEVRSTLRSLTLSNTVIPVACGSSLRNKNIQGNFIFFKTNLGILDMVLDFLPSPCETNKLFLDSIKSDEKKESEEETGKNEQETETDVNKYVNFDTSDFTLPLACLVFKLSFDAQVGNQSFVRIYRGSIKAGDYVYNPRTKRSQRVQKILFMHSNERKQIKEAHAGDIVSLVGVKAITGDTLCCEKNPIVLESIDFPEPVISLSVDIVNAEDDVRIQPVLSRYAEEDPSFRVHRNSETGETLISGMGELHLDVMVDRIRREQNLELKTGDPQVAFKETFVKEVVSEGKFIKQTGGKGQYGHVNLQVVPLEQGSGVQFESKITCGAIPKEFIPYVEEGIRDEFNTGLFANYPVTDVLVILTNGSFHEVDSSEFAFKMASSRGIKEAARLSGMKLLEPIMKVSIICPTVNFGEIISDLSKRRGRITKTKEGYGTVKEIEAEAPLKEMTGYMTKLRKMSQGRGFYTMEMSHYSPVPKEIQDQIIASKRKE
- a CDS encoding uncharacterized protein (Tap404f10.p1c.C.cand.8 - score = 14.15) encodes the protein MPSNNNNPPNIDVDVVKRLSQPSALYDEVVRYILSTVGCKLQNESTLRLVSHSAQIALEKFLEEAKSVQVSNRLNRADYEDNLSVLKQDIKELDYQAICETLQKYDPNVHNYNLFLEPNEKF